A genomic region of Alligator mississippiensis isolate rAllMis1 chromosome 6, rAllMis1, whole genome shotgun sequence contains the following coding sequences:
- the CDCA8 gene encoding borealin, with translation METETHPISIRSQQRERAFGQLMQQETRPFPCRRPRSESGSPRKTTAWPVRSRSEQSQASASAKEGLSAERRTAAASPSSPAAAAASYSWKTAPTRPLAASRTCCSAALRRRAAVRARGRSPPPSPSHSPAPPRPAPPPHRAHRLRARRWRRAVAAPRCLWRRRGPSAGKARRGVRGRATRRAARICAARLASASSSGATAASAARQPAAPARSAAASACNAPRTRASAITAAPEVTPRAADRFRGARGRGRDVLASRAARARIGRARGRGRFERGGGEGGSDSRLAHGPMAPSRSRNNGGARKRKLAAFLKDFDREVQSRLSRVQADGQSLIKELEKLYDIELLRLPVALREMNWLGYFAKGGSKKALEEAATADVEISEINKITAKVIQTPFKTIKKAGKSKKDIGAFEETEFCLLPASKKSRQESQALEEPKSENTQPRTEKAKAAAKRPPSRSRRCPSAKVKAANKRTSKSNYSTPAVGRALDACTQGSTSAVLSRFDSRIFKTPGLRTPAVNEPVFIVSKNGSPLANTNDVIITVPLRGGEALRFTASELTKRNLHQLNPEALGVMKNLSVRLAQVCGSTKI, from the exons CCAGGCCAGCGCGTCCGCCAAGGAGGGGCTCAGCGCCGAGCGCCGCACGGCcgccgccagccccagctcccccgccgccgccgccgcctcgtaCAGCTGGAAGACGGCGCCCACGCGCCCGCTCGCCGCGTCCCGCACCTGCTGCAGCGCCGCCCTGCGGCGACGGGCCGCGGTGAGGGCGAGGGGGAGGAGCCCACCGCCAAGCCCCTCCCacagcccggccccgccccgccccgccccgcccccccacagAGCTCACAGGTTGCGGGCGAGGCGGTGGCGCAGGGCCGTGGCGGCGCCGCGCTGCTTGTGGCGGAGGCGCGGGCCGAGCGCGGGGAAGGCGCGCAGGGGGGTGCGGGGCAGGGCCACGCGCCGCGCCGCCCGCATCTGCGCCGCCAGGTTGGCCAGCGCGTCCAGCAGCGGCGCCACCGCCGCCAGCGCCGCCCGCCAGCCCGCCGCCCCCGCCCGCAGCGCCGCCGCCTCCGCCTGCAACGCGCCCCGCACCCGCGCCTCCGCCATCACAGCCGCGCCGGAAGTGACCCCGCGCGCCGCCGACCGCTTCCGGGGCGCCCGCGGGAGGGGTCGGGACGTGCTGGCGTCACGCGCGGCGCGGGCGCGGATTGGCAgagcgcgggggcggggccggtTTGAACGCGGCGGCGGCGAAGGCGGCTCTGACTCCCGTCTCGCTCACGGCCCCATGGCGCCCTCCCGCTCCCGCAACAATGGCGGTGCCCGCAAGAGGAAGCTCGCCGCCTTCCTCAAGGACTTCGACCGCGAGG TGCAGAGCCGGCTGTCCCGGGTGCAGGCGGACGGGCAGAGCCTCATCAAGGAGCTGGAGAAGCTTTACGACATCGAGCTGCTCCGGCTTCCCGTCGCGCTGCGAGAGATGAACTGGCTCGGCTACTTCG CTAAAGGAGGAAGTAAAAAAGCCCTAGAAGAGGCAGCAACG GCAGATGTGGAAATATCAGAAATAAACAAAATCACAGCAAAAGTCATCCAGACGCCTTTCAAAACGATCAAGAAAG ctGGAAAATCCAAAAAAGACATTGGAGCTTTTGAAGAAACCGAGttctgtttgctccctgcttcaaagaaaagcaggcaggagagccaAGCCCTTGAAGAGCCAAAATCTGAAAATACCCAGCCAAGGACTGAAAAG gcaaaggcagcagccaAAAGGCCTCCATCTAGGAGCAGAAGGTGTCCTTCAGCGAAAGTAAAAGCTGCTAATAAAAG GACAAGcaaaagtaattattccactccaGCTGTTGGCCGAGCATTGGATGCCTGCACGCAGGGCAGTACCTCTGCGGTCCTTTCCAGGTTTGATTCCAG AATTTTCAAGACGCCGGGCCTGCGCACCCCCGCAGTAAACGAACCGGTTTTCATCGTCTCCAAAAACGGCAGCCCTCTTGCCAACACCAACGATGTCATCATAACAGTCCCCCTCAGAGGAGGAGAG GCTCTCCGTTTTACAGCCAGTGAGCTGACCAAAAGGAATCTTCATCAACTGAATCCGGAGGCACTGGGAGTTATGAAGAACTTATCG GTTCGCCTTGCACAAGTATGTGGCAGTACAAAGATCTAA